The Humulus lupulus chromosome 4, drHumLupu1.1, whole genome shotgun sequence genome has a window encoding:
- the LOC133832616 gene encoding lysine--tRNA ligase, chloroplastic/mitochondrial-like, which produces MRSIFLCSFSRRAFGKLAFLTLRDDSGTIQYGRILTQVVQCLKQLYCEKTRFLSDQFDELKNLVDIGGILGTSGSIKRTEKGERSVYVNSYAIHTKSLLPLPDKYHGLTHMDKRYRQRYIDMISNPEVAEVFRKRSKIVLELRKTVESFGFLEVEPLVLQGEAGGAEARPFVTYHNLLGRDLYLRIATELHLKRMLFGWFDPRNSVLEWSILLIDNLNRSGSMEFVVPPTDSSVFFPISVLL; this is translated from the exons ATGCGCTCAATATTTTTATGTTCTTTTTCTCGTCGAGCATTTGGAAAGCTTGCATTTCTCACTCTAAGAGATGATTCTGGGACAATTCAG TATGGAAGAATCCTCACTCAAGTTGTTCAATGTTTGAAACAGCTTTATTGTGAAAAGACGAGATTTTTAAGTGATCAGTTTGACGAGCTTAAGAATCTTGTTGATATTGGTGGCATACTTGGTACAAGTGGCTCAATTAAGCGAACTGAGAAAG GGGAACGTTCTGTCTATGTGAACTCTTATGCAATTCATACAAAATCTCTACTGCCCTTGCCAGATAAATACCATGGTCTAACTCATATGGATAAGCGTTACCGGCAACG GTACATTGATATGATTTCCAATCCTGAAGTAGCTGAAGTATTTCGGAAGAGATCAAAG ATTGTATTAGAGTTACGCAAGACAGTGGAATCTTTTGGATTTCTCgaagttgaacctttagttctaCAG GGAGAAGCTGGTGGAGCAGAAGCAAGACCATTTGTTACCTACCATAATTTGCTAGGAAGGGATCTTTATTTGAGGATAGCAACAGAGCTCCACTTGAAGAGGATGCTG TTTGGCTG GTTCGACCCAAGGAATTCTGTGTTGGAGTGGTCCATTCTACTTATTGACAACTTGAACCGAAG TGGATCAATGGAGTTTGTTGTTCCCCCAACAGACTCATCTGTATTTTTCCCGATTTCTGtcttattgtag